A genomic segment from Antedon mediterranea chromosome 6, ecAntMedi1.1, whole genome shotgun sequence encodes:
- the LOC140052568 gene encoding uncharacterized protein gives MDDHLESIEVTKEEVLTCLQQMNSNKSAGPDDVHPRVLKELKEIVATPLTPIYNKSLSTGQLPECWKCANVVQIFKKGDKTEVGNYRPVSCRMQTFGINFKSKVWMFADDTKMFNVVHENRNDTVQNDLKALSDWSKRWQLKFNINKCKVIHYGNSNPQMQFTMPTEKGDEDLPNANTEKDLGVTFDQSLKFSLQTNEAVNKANRLIGLVRRSFDYMDKDMFLPLYKSIIRPHLEYASCIWYPLLKPKR, from the exons atggatGACCATTTGGAGTCAATTGAAGTGACAAAGGAGGAAGTGCTTACATGCCTTCAGCAGATGAACTCAAATAAATCAGCTGGACCAGATGACGTGCATCCAAGAGTACTGAAGGAACTTAAAGAAATTGTTGCAACTCCATTGACGCCAATATACAACAAATCACTATCGACTGGACAGTTACCGGAGTGCTGGAAATGTGCAAATGTAGTACAAATTTTTAAGAAAGGGGACAAGACGGAAGTTGGAAACTACAGGCCAGTAAGCTGTCGTATGCAAACTTTTGGAATCAATT TTAAATCTAAAGTATGGATGTTTGCAGATGACACTAAGATGTTTAATGTTGTGCATGAAAACAGAAATGATACTGTTCAAAATGATCTCAAGGCATTATCCGATTGGTCTAAAAGATGGCAGCTGAAATTCAACATCAATAAATGTAAAGTAATACATTATGGAAATTCAAATCCACAAATGCAATTCACTATGCCAACAGAGAAAGGTGACGAGGATCTGCCAAATGCCAATACTGAAAAGGACCTTGGAGTTACTTTTGATCAGTCTTTAAAATTTTCACTACAAACGAATGAAGCTGTAAATAAAGCAAATAGACTCATTGGATTGGTAAGGCGATCTTTTGATTACATGGATAAGGATATGTTCCTGCCCctttataaaagtataattcGACCTCATCTGGAATACGCAAGCTGTATATGGTACCCTCTCCTAAAACCTAAAAGGTGA